TGAGGAAACCCGAATTGATGTTCCTTCTTGCTTCGGAGAGTTCCAAAACGTGGCGTTTTATTTAGAATCGCAAGCGCGTGAGACAAATCATATAATATCAAAACCCCCTCCGACCAAACAGTCACAGGCTCACAGTCATCGTCAAAGCCCAATCCCCCTCCTGGAACCTTCCTCCTCACCGCGTCCCACGCGCTCCCTCCTGCTTCTAtggctttatatatatatatatatcaaactctgtgtgtgtgtgcgtgtgtatgtgtgtgtggggtgtgtatgtgtgtgtgagagagagagagaagagagagagagcttgatgagagagagaggttgatgggatagagagagcgagagagagaaagagagagagaggtagagagagagagaggttgatgtgtggggtgtgtgtgtgcagtgtgtgtgggtgtgtgtgtgtgtgtttgcagtgtgtgtgggtgtgtgtatgtgtgtgtgtgtgcagtgtgtgtgggtatgtttttgtgtgtgtgtgtgtgcgtgtgtatatgtgtgtggggtgtgtatgtgtgtgtgtgagagagagaagagagaatatatatatatatatcaaacgCTCAGTTTCATACTTCCATTCCCTTTCAATTCAGACTCTCCTCCCTTCAGAGTTTCGTTTCAGACCCTTTTAGTCCCCCTTCAAACACTTTGACGTCTCACTCTTAGATATTATTCATGGTGATCTCATCTTTCCCGTTTCTTGAAGACttcccttctttcttttccttcggTCAAGATTCCGACCCGGGTTTTATATCCTTTTCCAATACTAAAAAGCGCCCCAGATATGATGATAGTATTGAGAATGATCCGTCTGTTCAAGAATTACTGACGAAGTTGTTGGCGTTTGATAGCCCCCCGGAAGAGAAGGAGACCCGGGATGCGTATGATTCGATCTTGATGGACTCGAATTACAACCGAAGCAATCAAGAATTGAATGAGAGTGCGGTTTACTGTAATGGTTATCCTAATTTGAGTGATTCTGGTATTTCCCCACAAGCCAAGCGGGCGCGCTCGGAGGCTGCTGATGATGTTGCGACGACATCGGATGACACAGTCAGCATCGCGAATGGTGGCGCACAGCGTAGGTTGTGGGTGAAAAACCGGTCGAAAGCATGGTGGGAGCAAGTTAACAGCCAGGATTTTCCTGAAGAAGAGTTCAGGAAAGCTTTTCGAATGAGCAGAGCGACTTTTGATATGATTTGTGAAGAACTTGAGTCAGTTGTCACTAAGAAGGACACAATGCTGCGCATGGCGATCCCCGTTCGACAGCGTGTGGCGGTTTGTATATGGAGGTTGGCCACTGGAGAGGCTCTTCGTGAAGTTTCCAAGCGTTTCGGATTGGGAATTTCGACTTGCCACAAGCTGGTTCTTGAGGTTTGCACTGCTATAAGGAGTGTGCTGATGCCGAAATTCTTGCAGTGGCCTGATGAGAATAGAATGAAGGAGATTAAGAGGGATTTTGAGTTGTTTTCTGGGATTCCAGATGTGGGTGGATCAATGTACACAACTCATATTCCGATAATTGCTCCAAAGGTTAATGTGGCGGCTTATTTCAACAAAAGGCACACAGAGAGGAATCAGAAAACTTCTTATTCGATTACAGTACAAGGCGTGGTTGATCCTAAGGGAGTTTTTACCGACATTTGCATCGGTTGGCCTGGTTCAATGACTGATGATCAGGTACTGGAAAAGTCGGCCCTTTCCCAAAGGGCGAACAGAGGTGCTTTGAGGGATGCTTGGG
This Sesamum indicum cultivar Zhongzhi No. 13 linkage group LG5, S_indicum_v1.0, whole genome shotgun sequence DNA region includes the following protein-coding sequences:
- the LOC105161881 gene encoding protein ALP1-like; the encoded protein is MVISSFPFLEDFPSFFSFGQDSDPGFISFSNTKKRPRYDDSIENDPSVQELLTKLLAFDSPPEEKETRDAYDSILMDSNYNRSNQELNESAVYCNGYPNLSDSGISPQAKRARSEAADDVATTSDDTVSIANGGAQRRLWVKNRSKAWWEQVNSQDFPEEEFRKAFRMSRATFDMICEELESVVTKKDTMLRMAIPVRQRVAVCIWRLATGEALREVSKRFGLGISTCHKLVLEVCTAIRSVLMPKFLQWPDENRMKEIKRDFELFSGIPDVGGSMYTTHIPIIAPKVNVAAYFNKRHTERNQKTSYSITVQGVVDPKGVFTDICIGWPGSMTDDQVLEKSALSQRANRGALRDAWVVGNSGYPLMDWVLVPYTHQNLTWTQHAYNGKVEEVQSVAKESFMRLKARWSCLQKRTEMKLQDLPVVLGACCVLHNICEMRNEELSPEMGFELFDDEIIPKNNVRSVNAMHARDQIAHKLLHHNLAGTNLLL